The DNA segment ACGAGAGCGAGGCCCACATTATATATAGGATTCATATGCCGGAATTACTAGATTCCCGCCTGCGCGGGAACGACATTGATGATAAGGAATTACTCTTTGAAATCGGACTTGTTGTAATCGACCACCGGCAGTTTGCCCCAGTGGAGTTTGTTGCGGAGAATGTCGTAAAAAGAATTTTCCTCGAACCGGATGAATTTGACAATATGATCGGCGCGGGAAATCCGTATCCGGCCCGACGACGCAAAATGGGTCGCCACCTGCCCGTCGATAGTCACCATGGCGCTGCCGTGCTCCGAACGGAGGCGGACCTCCAGTTTGTAATCGGGCGGAAAGATCAAAGGGCGGCTGGTGAGCGAAAAGGGCGATATCGGCGAAACGATCATGGCCTGCATATGCGGAGTAAGAATCGGTCCCCCGACCGCCAGCGAATAGGCGGTCGAACCGGTCGGGGTCGAGATAATCAGCCCGTCGGCGGTATAGGAGCAGATATATTCATCGTTGGCATAGAGACTCAAATGTATGACCCGGCTCACCTCGCCGTTGTCGATGACCACGTCGTTAAGGGCGTACGGATATTCCAGAGTCTCTTCGTTAATCATCTCCGTCTTGAGAACCAGCCGTTCTTCGATAAGAAAATCGCCTCCGACCACTCTCTCCAGGGCGTTTTCCATCCGCTCCGGGGTAAGTTGTGTCAGAAAGCCGAGCGAGCCGAGGTTAATGCCGAGAATCGGCCGGGCGTGCTCGCAGAGAGCCCGGACCGAGGCCAGCATGGTGCCGTCGCCGCCCATCGAAATGATGATGTCGGAATCTTTCCACAATCCTTTCATCGGGCATGATTCGACTTCGAGTTCGACATTGGGCTTGATATCTTCGCTCAAGATCGCCCGGTGCCCATGTTTTTGGCACCATTTGATGGCCCGCAGGACGGTATCTTTGGCGTCGGGACGGCGAAAATTGGCGATTATTCCGAAATTCATATTATTTGCTGTACCGTTTGCCCCTGGTGCCGTCGGCCACCTCGGCGGTCTTTTCCGTCTGACGGTTCTCGGGTTTGCGGAAAGTCAGTTTCTGAAGGAAGGTCCGCCGGACCCCGTTCATCTTGCGGATCGAATCGATGATGCTGTCCGTGTCGAGTCCGATTTCATTCAGAAGTAGATCTCTCCGGCCGTGGGTCACAAAATTGTCCGGGATGGCAAAAGCGTGGAATTTCCCCTTGAAGCCATTCTCTTCGAGATATGTCCCGACCATCTGCCCCAGCCCG comes from the Candidatus Zixiibacteriota bacterium genome and includes:
- the ppnK gene encoding putative inorganic polyphosphate/ATP-NAD kinase (Evidence 3 : Putative function from multiple computational evidences); translation: MNFGIIANFRRPDAKDTVLRAIKWCQKHGHRAILSEDIKPNVELEVESCPMKGLWKDSDIIISMGGDGTMLASVRALCEHARPILGINLGSLGFLTQLTPERMENALERVVGGDFLIEERLVLKTEMINEETLEYPYALNDVVIDNGEVSRVIHLSLYANDEYICSYTADGLIISTPTGSTAYSLAVGGPILTPHMQAMIVSPISPFSLTSRPLIFPPDYKLEVRLRSEHGSAMVTIDGQVATHFASSGRIRISRADHIVKFIRFEENSFYDILRNKLHWGKLPVVDYNKSDFKE